A portion of the Rhinolophus sinicus isolate RSC01 linkage group LG03, ASM3656204v1, whole genome shotgun sequence genome contains these proteins:
- the ABCD4 gene encoding lysosomal cobalamin transporter ABCD4 isoform X1, whose product MAVRGPAPGSGARPRLDLQFVQRFLQIQKVLFPSWSSQNALMFLTLLCVALLEQLVIYQVGLIPSQYYGVLGNKDLDRFKTLTFLAVTLIVLNSMLKSFDQFTCNLLYVSWRKDLTEHLHRLYFRGRVYYTLNVLRDDVDNPDQRISQDVERFCRQLSSMASQLIISPFTLVYYTYQCFQSTGWLGPVSIFGYFILGTMVNKILMGPIVAKLVQQEKLEGDFRFKHMQIRVNAEPAAFFRAGHVEHMRTDRRLQRLLQTQRELMSKELWLYIGVNTFDYLGSILSYVVIAVPIFSGVYGDLSPTELSTLVSKNAFVCIYLINCFTRLIDLSTTLSDVAGYTHRIGELQDTLLDMSLKSQDGEMLDESEWDLHRASGWPAAEPTDTAFLLERVSISAPSSNKPLIEDLSLKISEGQSLLITGNTGTGKTSLLRVLGGLWKSTRGSMQMLTDFGPHGVLFLPQKPFFTDGTLREQVIYPLKEIYPDSGSTDDERIMRFLELAGLSDLVARTEGLDHQVDWNWYDVLSPGEMQRLSFARLFYLQPKYAVLDEATSALTEEVESELYRVGQQLGMTFISVGHRRSLEKFHSLDLKLCGEGRWQLTRIKVE is encoded by the exons GCCCAGGTTAGATCTACAATTTGTACAGCGGTTCCTGCAGATACAGAAGGTTTTATTTCCCTCTTGGTCATCACAGAATGCCTTGATGTTCCTGACCCTTTTGTGTGTGGCCCTCCTGG aACAACTGGTGATTTACCAGGTTGGCTTGATCCCCAGTCAGTACTACGGGGTCCTGGGAAACAAAGACTTGGACAGGTTTAAGACCCTGACATTCCTGGCTGTCACGCTCATCGTTCTCAACTCCATG CTGAAGAGCTTTGACCAGTTCACCTGCAACCTGCTGTATGTGAGCTGGAGGAAGGACCTCACCGAGCACCTGCACCGCCTCTACTTCCGGGGCCGCGTGTACTACACCCTCAACGTGCTGCGGGATGACGTCGATAACCC GGACCAGCGCATCAGCCAGGACGTGGAGCGGTTCTGCCGGCAACTCAGCAGCATGGCCAGCCAGCTGATCATCTCCCCCTTCACCCTCGTCTACTACACCTACCAGTGCTTCCAAAG CACAGGTTGGCTCGGGCCTGTGAGCATCTTTGGATACTTCATCCTGGGAACCATGGTGAACAAAATATTGATGGGGCCCATTGTGGCGAAGCTGGTGCAGCAGGAAAAGCTGGAAGGGGATTTCAG GTTCAAGCACATGCAGATCCGGGTGAATGCTGAGCCTGCTGCTTTTTTCAG AGCTGGGCACGTGGAGCACATGAGGACTGACCGCAGGCTGCAGAGACTCCTTCAGACCCAGCGGGAGCTGATGTCCAAGGAGCTCTGGCTGTACA TCGGTGTCAATACGTTTGACTATCTGGGCAGCATCCTGAGTTACGTTGTGATCGCAGTCCCCATTTTCAGTGGCGTCTATGGAGATCTGAGCCCCACGGAGCTCAGCACCCTGGTCAGCAAG AATGCCTTCGTGTGCATCTACCTCATCAACTGCTTCACCCGGCTCATCGACCTCTCCACTACACTCTCGGATGTGGCTGGTTACACACACAG GATCGGGGAGCTTCAGGATACCCTGCTTGACATGTCCCTGAAGTCACAGGATGGTGAGATGCTGGATGAGAGCGAGTGGGACTTGCACAG AGCCTCAGGCTGGCCAGCAGCAGAGCCAACAGACACAGCTTTCCTTCTTGAGCGGGTCTCCATCTCTGCCCCCTCCTCTAACAAACCCTTAATTGAGGATCTGAGCCTGAAGATCTCCGAGGGGCAGAGTCTGCTCATCACGGGCAATACCGGCACCGGCAAGACCTCCTTGCTCCGGGTTCTGGGCGGCCTCTGGAAGAGCACACGGG GCTCAATGCAGATGCTGACGGACTTTGGACCCCACGGGGTGCTGTTCCTGCCACAAAAACCATTCTTCACTGATGGGACCCTTCGGGAGCAG GTGATATATCCCTTGAAGGAGATCTACCCGGACTCAG GTTCTACTGATGATGAGAGGATCATGAGGTTCTTGGAGTTGGCAGGCCTG TCCGACTTGGTGGCAAGGACAGAGGGTCTGGACCATCAGGTCGATTGGAACTG gtATGATGTTCTGTCTCCAGGAGAGATGCAGAGGCTGTCCTTTGCCCGGCTTTTCTATTTGCAGCCTAAGTATGCAG TGCTTGATGAAGCCACCAGTGCCCTGACTGAGGAGGTGGAGAGCGAGCTCTACCGCGTCGGCCAGCAGCTGGGCATGACATTTATCAGTGTGGGACATCGGCGCAGCCTCGAGAAG TTTCACTCCTTGGATCTGAAACTCTGTGGAGAAGGAAGATGGCAACTGACCAGAATCAAAGTAGAATGA
- the ABCD4 gene encoding lysosomal cobalamin transporter ABCD4 isoform X2, with product MASQLIISPFTLVYYTYQCFQSTGWLGPVSIFGYFILGTMVNKILMGPIVAKLVQQEKLEGDFRFKHMQIRVNAEPAAFFRAGHVEHMRTDRRLQRLLQTQRELMSKELWLYIGVNTFDYLGSILSYVVIAVPIFSGVYGDLSPTELSTLVSKNAFVCIYLINCFTRLIDLSTTLSDVAGYTHRIGELQDTLLDMSLKSQDGEMLDESEWDLHRASGWPAAEPTDTAFLLERVSISAPSSNKPLIEDLSLKISEGQSLLITGNTGTGKTSLLRVLGGLWKSTRGSMQMLTDFGPHGVLFLPQKPFFTDGTLREQVIYPLKEIYPDSGSTDDERIMRFLELAGLSDLVARTEGLDHQVDWNWYDVLSPGEMQRLSFARLFYLQPKYAVLDEATSALTEEVESELYRVGQQLGMTFISVGHRRSLEKFHSLDLKLCGEGRWQLTRIKVE from the exons ATGGCCAGCCAGCTGATCATCTCCCCCTTCACCCTCGTCTACTACACCTACCAGTGCTTCCAAAG CACAGGTTGGCTCGGGCCTGTGAGCATCTTTGGATACTTCATCCTGGGAACCATGGTGAACAAAATATTGATGGGGCCCATTGTGGCGAAGCTGGTGCAGCAGGAAAAGCTGGAAGGGGATTTCAG GTTCAAGCACATGCAGATCCGGGTGAATGCTGAGCCTGCTGCTTTTTTCAG AGCTGGGCACGTGGAGCACATGAGGACTGACCGCAGGCTGCAGAGACTCCTTCAGACCCAGCGGGAGCTGATGTCCAAGGAGCTCTGGCTGTACA TCGGTGTCAATACGTTTGACTATCTGGGCAGCATCCTGAGTTACGTTGTGATCGCAGTCCCCATTTTCAGTGGCGTCTATGGAGATCTGAGCCCCACGGAGCTCAGCACCCTGGTCAGCAAG AATGCCTTCGTGTGCATCTACCTCATCAACTGCTTCACCCGGCTCATCGACCTCTCCACTACACTCTCGGATGTGGCTGGTTACACACACAG GATCGGGGAGCTTCAGGATACCCTGCTTGACATGTCCCTGAAGTCACAGGATGGTGAGATGCTGGATGAGAGCGAGTGGGACTTGCACAG AGCCTCAGGCTGGCCAGCAGCAGAGCCAACAGACACAGCTTTCCTTCTTGAGCGGGTCTCCATCTCTGCCCCCTCCTCTAACAAACCCTTAATTGAGGATCTGAGCCTGAAGATCTCCGAGGGGCAGAGTCTGCTCATCACGGGCAATACCGGCACCGGCAAGACCTCCTTGCTCCGGGTTCTGGGCGGCCTCTGGAAGAGCACACGGG GCTCAATGCAGATGCTGACGGACTTTGGACCCCACGGGGTGCTGTTCCTGCCACAAAAACCATTCTTCACTGATGGGACCCTTCGGGAGCAG GTGATATATCCCTTGAAGGAGATCTACCCGGACTCAG GTTCTACTGATGATGAGAGGATCATGAGGTTCTTGGAGTTGGCAGGCCTG TCCGACTTGGTGGCAAGGACAGAGGGTCTGGACCATCAGGTCGATTGGAACTG gtATGATGTTCTGTCTCCAGGAGAGATGCAGAGGCTGTCCTTTGCCCGGCTTTTCTATTTGCAGCCTAAGTATGCAG TGCTTGATGAAGCCACCAGTGCCCTGACTGAGGAGGTGGAGAGCGAGCTCTACCGCGTCGGCCAGCAGCTGGGCATGACATTTATCAGTGTGGGACATCGGCGCAGCCTCGAGAAG TTTCACTCCTTGGATCTGAAACTCTGTGGAGAAGGAAGATGGCAACTGACCAGAATCAAAGTAGAATGA
- the ABCD4 gene encoding lysosomal cobalamin transporter ABCD4 isoform X3 has translation MVNKILMGPIVAKLVQQEKLEGDFRFKHMQIRVNAEPAAFFRAGHVEHMRTDRRLQRLLQTQRELMSKELWLYIGVNTFDYLGSILSYVVIAVPIFSGVYGDLSPTELSTLVSKNAFVCIYLINCFTRLIDLSTTLSDVAGYTHRIGELQDTLLDMSLKSQDGEMLDESEWDLHRASGWPAAEPTDTAFLLERVSISAPSSNKPLIEDLSLKISEGQSLLITGNTGTGKTSLLRVLGGLWKSTRGSMQMLTDFGPHGVLFLPQKPFFTDGTLREQVIYPLKEIYPDSGSTDDERIMRFLELAGLSDLVARTEGLDHQVDWNWYDVLSPGEMQRLSFARLFYLQPKYAVLDEATSALTEEVESELYRVGQQLGMTFISVGHRRSLEKFHSLDLKLCGEGRWQLTRIKVE, from the exons ATGGTGAACAAAATATTGATGGGGCCCATTGTGGCGAAGCTGGTGCAGCAGGAAAAGCTGGAAGGGGATTTCAG GTTCAAGCACATGCAGATCCGGGTGAATGCTGAGCCTGCTGCTTTTTTCAG AGCTGGGCACGTGGAGCACATGAGGACTGACCGCAGGCTGCAGAGACTCCTTCAGACCCAGCGGGAGCTGATGTCCAAGGAGCTCTGGCTGTACA TCGGTGTCAATACGTTTGACTATCTGGGCAGCATCCTGAGTTACGTTGTGATCGCAGTCCCCATTTTCAGTGGCGTCTATGGAGATCTGAGCCCCACGGAGCTCAGCACCCTGGTCAGCAAG AATGCCTTCGTGTGCATCTACCTCATCAACTGCTTCACCCGGCTCATCGACCTCTCCACTACACTCTCGGATGTGGCTGGTTACACACACAG GATCGGGGAGCTTCAGGATACCCTGCTTGACATGTCCCTGAAGTCACAGGATGGTGAGATGCTGGATGAGAGCGAGTGGGACTTGCACAG AGCCTCAGGCTGGCCAGCAGCAGAGCCAACAGACACAGCTTTCCTTCTTGAGCGGGTCTCCATCTCTGCCCCCTCCTCTAACAAACCCTTAATTGAGGATCTGAGCCTGAAGATCTCCGAGGGGCAGAGTCTGCTCATCACGGGCAATACCGGCACCGGCAAGACCTCCTTGCTCCGGGTTCTGGGCGGCCTCTGGAAGAGCACACGGG GCTCAATGCAGATGCTGACGGACTTTGGACCCCACGGGGTGCTGTTCCTGCCACAAAAACCATTCTTCACTGATGGGACCCTTCGGGAGCAG GTGATATATCCCTTGAAGGAGATCTACCCGGACTCAG GTTCTACTGATGATGAGAGGATCATGAGGTTCTTGGAGTTGGCAGGCCTG TCCGACTTGGTGGCAAGGACAGAGGGTCTGGACCATCAGGTCGATTGGAACTG gtATGATGTTCTGTCTCCAGGAGAGATGCAGAGGCTGTCCTTTGCCCGGCTTTTCTATTTGCAGCCTAAGTATGCAG TGCTTGATGAAGCCACCAGTGCCCTGACTGAGGAGGTGGAGAGCGAGCTCTACCGCGTCGGCCAGCAGCTGGGCATGACATTTATCAGTGTGGGACATCGGCGCAGCCTCGAGAAG TTTCACTCCTTGGATCTGAAACTCTGTGGAGAAGGAAGATGGCAACTGACCAGAATCAAAGTAGAATGA